A genomic window from Halorussus rarus includes:
- a CDS encoding aryl-sulfate sulfotransferase: protein MNAPSSDALRGVPRRWLVRGAVALLVLGLVAPAGISGATFLATSEDPTNLRASVDDPANGTTVISIQGFHFQGMANANKPARLVAVGPRGEVQWVHNGSGFDARWFYDVDPLDNRNLLVTATTPNATLVYEFDPATRERVWTERLPIHDTHDVDLINGDQLLVANMREPDRGDRIFVYNMTTDETVWEWEFADHGYPESGGGRAKDWTHVNDIDKIGDGEYLVSPRNFDQVVVVNRSTDEVTMQLGSDGNHDVLYEQHNPQYLREANGTPTVLVADSENDRIVEYARESEGDWTKTWSVGTQGLNWPRDADRLPNGNTLVVDTMHHRVFEVTPTGEVVWEFHAPWAPYDVERITYGDEPGGPTMRELGKTGDYELSGSRLAVGGDTKTVSFWLAAAFEGTPLADRANHAARLWAHVTPWIRPVWMSSWEFLGAVLAGAVVVAWGLGETIYQRRRIRRGVSRIVRRVRRPVE from the coding sequence ATGAACGCTCCCTCCTCCGACGCCCTCCGCGGGGTTCCGCGCCGGTGGCTGGTGCGAGGCGCGGTCGCGCTCCTCGTCCTCGGACTGGTCGCGCCCGCCGGCATCTCCGGCGCGACGTTCCTCGCCACGAGCGAGGACCCGACCAACCTCCGGGCCTCGGTCGACGACCCCGCGAACGGCACCACGGTCATCTCCATCCAGGGCTTCCACTTCCAGGGGATGGCCAACGCCAACAAGCCCGCGCGCCTCGTCGCGGTCGGGCCCCGGGGCGAGGTGCAGTGGGTCCACAACGGCTCGGGGTTCGACGCGCGGTGGTTCTACGACGTCGACCCGCTCGACAACCGCAATCTGCTGGTGACCGCGACGACGCCCAACGCGACGCTCGTCTACGAGTTCGACCCCGCGACCCGGGAGCGCGTCTGGACCGAGCGCCTGCCCATCCACGACACCCACGACGTCGACCTCATCAACGGCGACCAGCTGCTCGTCGCCAACATGCGCGAACCGGACCGCGGCGACCGCATCTTCGTCTACAACATGACCACCGACGAGACGGTCTGGGAGTGGGAGTTCGCCGACCACGGCTACCCCGAGTCGGGTGGCGGTCGGGCGAAGGACTGGACCCACGTCAACGACATCGACAAGATCGGCGACGGCGAGTACCTCGTCTCGCCCCGGAACTTCGATCAGGTCGTCGTCGTGAACCGCTCGACTGACGAGGTGACGATGCAGTTGGGCAGCGACGGGAACCACGACGTGCTGTACGAGCAGCACAACCCCCAGTACCTCCGCGAGGCGAACGGGACGCCGACCGTGCTCGTGGCCGACAGCGAGAACGACCGCATCGTGGAGTACGCCCGAGAGAGCGAGGGCGATTGGACGAAGACCTGGAGCGTCGGCACGCAGGGGCTCAACTGGCCGCGGGACGCCGACCGCCTCCCGAACGGCAACACGCTCGTCGTCGACACCATGCACCACCGCGTCTTCGAGGTGACTCCGACCGGCGAGGTCGTCTGGGAGTTCCACGCGCCGTGGGCGCCCTACGACGTCGAGCGCATCACCTACGGCGACGAACCCGGCGGCCCGACCATGCGGGAACTCGGCAAGACGGGTGACTACGAACTCAGCGGGAGCCGGCTCGCGGTCGGCGGCGACACCAAGACCGTCTCGTTCTGGCTGGCCGCGGCGTTCGAGGGCACGCCGCTGGCCGACCGGGCGAACCACGCCGCCCGGCTCTGGGCCCACGTCACGCCGTGGATCCGCCCGGTCTGGATGTCGAGCTGGGAGTTCCTCGGCGCGGTGCTGGCCGGCGCGGTCGTCGTCGCGTGGGGCCTCGGCGAGACGATCTACCAGCGCCGCCGCATCCGGCGCGGGGTCTCGCGCATCGTCAGGCGAGTGCGCCGACCGGTGGAGTGA
- a CDS encoding DUF502 domain-containing protein, with the protein MSSWKRDIASGLVVILPILVTAYIIAWLYLAIAGLPFLQDVTPPIRVATVLVVFSMLVLSVGYMMRTAVGSLVEGAIDGVMNRLPGLRVVYNASKMAAETALSDSTDLQAPVKVYVFGGMRMTAFKTGKKTDDGRELLFMPTAPNITTGFVIEAEPDEFEETDESVEDALTRVLSAGFGETSESGIPIDVEDEKETQSPPPQ; encoded by the coding sequence ATGTCCTCGTGGAAGCGCGACATCGCGAGCGGACTCGTCGTCATCTTGCCCATCCTCGTCACGGCCTACATCATCGCGTGGCTCTACCTGGCGATAGCGGGCCTGCCCTTCCTCCAGGACGTCACGCCGCCCATCCGGGTCGCGACGGTCCTGGTCGTCTTCTCGATGCTCGTCCTGAGCGTCGGCTACATGATGCGGACCGCGGTCGGGTCGCTGGTCGAGGGGGCCATCGACGGCGTGATGAACCGGCTCCCCGGCCTCCGGGTCGTCTACAACGCCTCGAAGATGGCGGCCGAGACCGCGCTCTCGGACTCGACCGACCTCCAGGCCCCCGTCAAGGTGTACGTCTTCGGGGGCATGCGGATGACCGCGTTCAAGACGGGCAAGAAGACCGACGACGGCCGCGAACTCCTCTTCATGCCGACCGCGCCGAACATCACGACCGGGTTCGTCATCGAGGCCGAGCCCGACGAGTTCGAGGAGACCGACGAGAGCGTCGAGGACGCGCTGACCCGCGTGCTGAGCGCCGGGTTCGGCGAGACCAGCGAGTCGGGCATCCCCATCGACGTCGAGGACGAGAAGGAGACCCAGTCGCCGCCGCCCCAGTAG
- a CDS encoding winged helix-turn-helix transcriptional regulator, which yields MSSIHSQPDGVEEKNPGACPVVEAIEQIGSKWRLVVLSDLHESDEKRFNELERSTGASSRTLSRVLDDLEEAGLVNRRVEDKPIATYYSLTDKSRQLCPVFEELESWADEWIDAGPADPGPADD from the coding sequence ATGTCGTCCATCCATTCCCAGCCCGACGGCGTCGAGGAGAAGAACCCCGGCGCGTGCCCGGTGGTCGAGGCCATCGAGCAGATTGGCTCGAAGTGGCGGCTCGTCGTGCTCAGCGACCTCCACGAGAGCGACGAGAAGCGTTTCAACGAACTCGAGCGCTCGACCGGCGCCAGCTCCCGGACGCTCTCGCGGGTGCTCGACGACCTCGAGGAGGCCGGCCTGGTGAACCGCCGGGTCGAGGACAAGCCCATCGCCACGTACTACAGCCTGACCGACAAGAGCCGCCAGCTCTGCCCCGTCTTCGAGGAGCTCGAATCCTGGGCCGACGAGTGGATCGACGCCGGCCCGGCCGACCCCGGCCCGGCCGACGACTGA
- a CDS encoding transcriptional regulator translates to MSRSALVGNVTAMLEDAGFTVSDRCAIRPKSFDVAARRGRDLLLLKILANVDAFDGETGLEMRRLGEYLSATPVVVGLRTRDEELEPGVVYFRHGVPVLSPDTAMELFVEGMSPLVYAAPGGLYVNIDGDVLRDEREERDWSLGRLASELGVSRRTVSKYEDGMNASVEVALELEDMFEGDLTSPVDVLDGAEEVREGEPTPEDPEPERDDERIVTVLTRAGFEVHPTVRAPFKTVSEDETSHENVLTGHSAFTKAAEKRARIMSSIGQVARTRSVYFVDEAKRESVDGTGLVEREELEDIDDPDELRELIRERGEKPA, encoded by the coding sequence ATGTCCCGGTCTGCACTGGTCGGGAACGTGACCGCAATGCTGGAGGACGCGGGGTTCACCGTTAGCGACCGGTGCGCAATCCGACCCAAGAGCTTCGACGTGGCCGCGCGGCGCGGCCGCGACCTGCTCTTGCTCAAGATACTGGCGAACGTCGACGCGTTCGACGGAGAGACGGGTCTGGAGATGCGGCGACTCGGGGAGTACCTCAGCGCGACCCCGGTCGTCGTCGGTCTCCGGACCCGCGACGAGGAGCTCGAGCCGGGCGTGGTCTACTTCCGGCACGGCGTCCCGGTCCTGAGCCCCGACACCGCCATGGAACTGTTCGTCGAGGGGATGTCGCCGCTGGTGTACGCCGCGCCGGGCGGCCTCTACGTCAACATCGACGGCGACGTCCTGCGCGACGAGCGCGAGGAGCGCGACTGGAGCCTGGGCCGGCTGGCCTCGGAGCTCGGCGTCTCCCGGCGCACCGTCTCGAAGTACGAGGACGGCATGAACGCCAGCGTCGAGGTGGCGCTCGAGCTCGAAGACATGTTCGAGGGCGACCTCACCAGCCCCGTGGACGTGCTCGACGGGGCCGAGGAGGTCCGCGAGGGCGAGCCCACGCCCGAGGACCCCGAGCCCGAGCGCGACGACGAGCGCATCGTCACGGTGCTGACCCGCGCGGGCTTCGAGGTCCACCCCACGGTCCGCGCGCCGTTCAAGACGGTCAGCGAGGACGAAACCAGCCACGAGAACGTCCTGACGGGCCACTCGGCGTTCACCAAGGCCGCCGAGAAGCGCGCCCGCATCATGTCCTCCATCGGTCAGGTCGCCCGGACGCGCTCGGTCTACTTCGTCGACGAGGCCAAGCGCGAGAGCGTCGACGGCACCGGCCTGGTCGAGCGCGAGGAGCTCGAGGACATCGACGACCCCGACGAGCTCCGGGAACTCATCCGCGAGCGCGGCGAGAAGCCGGCGTGA
- a CDS encoding glutathione S-transferase N-terminal domain-containing protein, whose translation MPNLELYELQGCPYCAKVTDKLDELDLDYQSHMVPSAHAERDEVEEVSGQTGVPVLVDEEKGVEGMAESDDIVEYLEETYGDGQAA comes from the coding sequence ATGCCGAACCTCGAACTGTACGAACTCCAGGGCTGCCCGTACTGCGCGAAGGTCACCGACAAACTCGACGAACTCGATCTCGACTACCAGTCCCACATGGTGCCGAGCGCCCACGCCGAGCGCGACGAGGTCGAGGAGGTCAGCGGCCAGACCGGCGTGCCCGTGCTGGTCGACGAGGAGAAGGGCGTCGAAGGGATGGCCGAGAGCGACGACATCGTCGAGTACCTCGAGGAGACGTACGGCGACGGGCAGGCGGCCTGA
- a CDS encoding CDP-2,3-bis-(O-geranylgeranyl)-sn-glycerol synthase — MGVIETVAVALWAMLPAYVPNNAAVLAGGGRPIDAGRTWNGRRLLGDGKTWRGTAVGTAVGAALALVLNAVEPAVSDLVGVGLPTFPLAVAVALPAGAMLGDIAASFLKRRTGRERGAAFPGVDQLDFVVFALLLAFLAAPDWFGDVFTVPVLAVVVVATPVLHLVTNGIAYVLGLKDEPW; from the coding sequence ATGGGTGTCATCGAGACCGTCGCGGTCGCGCTGTGGGCGATGTTGCCGGCCTACGTCCCGAACAACGCCGCGGTGCTGGCGGGCGGCGGCCGGCCCATCGACGCCGGGCGGACGTGGAACGGGCGCCGACTCCTCGGCGACGGCAAGACGTGGCGGGGCACCGCGGTCGGAACCGCCGTCGGGGCGGCGCTGGCGCTGGTCCTCAACGCGGTCGAACCCGCCGTCTCGGACCTGGTGGGCGTCGGCCTGCCGACGTTCCCGCTCGCGGTCGCTGTCGCGCTCCCGGCGGGCGCGATGCTCGGCGACATCGCGGCGTCGTTCCTCAAGCGCCGGACCGGCCGCGAGCGCGGCGCGGCGTTCCCCGGGGTCGACCAGCTCGACTTCGTGGTGTTCGCGCTCCTGCTGGCGTTCCTGGCCGCGCCCGACTGGTTCGGCGACGTGTTCACCGTCCCGGTGCTCGCGGTCGTCGTCGTCGCGACGCCGGTCTTGCACCTGGTGACGAACGGAATCGCGTACGTACTCGGGCTGAAGGACGAGCCCTGGTAA
- a CDS encoding proline dehydrogenase family protein produces the protein MIPPVASRFVAGETPATALDHARELNDRNVRAILNLLGEHYDDRGPADEDAEAYLRLVDDIEDTAVDACVSVKPSQIGLDAGTEVFRENVERIADYAADRGVFVWVDMEDHTTTDATLDAYEKLARRHGGGVGVCVQANLRRTDDDLERLADVPGKVRLVKGAYDPPADVARKEKSAVDAAYREQLEYMFEHFDGGIAVGSHDPEMIDRAKALHEEYGTDFEVQMLMGVREDAQYELASEYEVWQYVPYGDKWLSYFYRRAAERKENLLFALRAVLGR, from the coding sequence ATGATTCCCCCCGTCGCCAGTCGGTTCGTCGCCGGCGAGACGCCGGCCACGGCGCTCGACCACGCCCGGGAGCTGAACGACCGGAACGTCAGGGCCATCCTGAACCTGCTGGGCGAGCACTACGACGACCGCGGCCCGGCCGACGAGGACGCCGAGGCGTACCTCCGGCTCGTCGACGACATCGAGGACACCGCGGTCGACGCCTGCGTCTCGGTCAAGCCCTCCCAGATCGGCCTCGACGCCGGGACCGAGGTGTTCCGCGAGAACGTCGAGCGCATCGCCGACTACGCCGCCGACCGCGGCGTGTTCGTCTGGGTCGACATGGAGGACCACACCACGACCGACGCGACCCTCGACGCCTACGAGAAGCTCGCCCGGCGACACGGGGGCGGCGTCGGCGTCTGCGTCCAGGCGAACCTCCGGCGCACCGACGACGACCTCGAGCGCCTCGCGGACGTCCCGGGGAAGGTCCGGCTCGTGAAGGGCGCCTACGACCCGCCGGCCGACGTCGCCCGCAAGGAGAAGTCCGCGGTCGACGCCGCCTACCGGGAGCAACTGGAGTACATGTTCGAGCACTTCGACGGCGGCATCGCGGTCGGGAGTCACGACCCGGAGATGATCGACCGCGCGAAGGCGCTCCACGAGGAGTACGGCACCGACTTCGAGGTCCAGATGCTGATGGGCGTGCGCGAGGACGCCCAGTACGAACTCGCGTCGGAGTACGAGGTCTGGCAGTACGTCCCCTACGGCGACAAGTGGCTGTCGTACTTCTACCGGCGCGCGGCCGAGCGCAAGGAGAACCTGCTGTTCGCGCTCCGGGCGGTCCTGGGTCGGTGA
- the pyrE gene encoding orotate phosphoribosyltransferase — protein sequence MTDEELIAALRDADAVQYGEFELSHGGTSDYYVDKYLFETDPDCLERIARAFAERVGDEKLAGVALGGVPLVAATSVETGNPYVIARKQQKEYGTANLVEGRLAEGEEVVVLEDIATTGQSAADAVEALRDAGATVNRVLVVVDREEGAAENLADHGVELESLLTATDLLDAE from the coding sequence ATGACCGACGAGGAACTCATCGCGGCGCTCCGGGACGCCGACGCGGTCCAGTACGGCGAGTTCGAGCTCTCGCACGGCGGCACCAGCGACTACTACGTCGACAAGTACCTCTTCGAGACCGACCCCGACTGCCTCGAACGCATCGCCCGGGCGTTCGCCGAGCGGGTCGGCGACGAGAAGCTCGCGGGCGTCGCGCTGGGGGGCGTCCCGCTGGTCGCGGCCACCAGCGTCGAGACCGGCAACCCCTACGTCATCGCCCGCAAGCAGCAGAAGGAGTACGGCACGGCCAACCTGGTCGAGGGCCGCCTGGCGGAGGGCGAGGAGGTCGTCGTCCTCGAGGACATCGCCACCACCGGACAGAGCGCCGCCGACGCCGTCGAGGCGCTCCGCGACGCGGGCGCGACGGTGAACCGCGTGCTCGTCGTGGTGGACCGCGAGGAGGGCGCGGCCGAGAACCTCGCCGACCACGGCGTGGAGCTCGAATCGCTGCTGACCGCGACCGACCTGCTCGACGCCGAGTAG
- a CDS encoding helix-turn-helix transcriptional regulator, producing the protein MEGGIEDIEFLARSATRVQLMDALRREGELSKRELRERMDASRTTVQRNLEALEDRGWVRNSNRAYSLATCGELIAREFTGLRDTVSATERLQPVLKWLDRSELDLDLRLLSEADIVTASEGDPWAMVNRHVKRLREAESVRAILPLTGLHAMEVTRDRVLDDGARVEFIGTSNVVDTLQASSDYRKIYDDLMKSERFDLYSTDEETLYYLGILDEIVQIGVDEDGEPRALLETTDSDVHGWARDSYEAHLTRAQPVVVD; encoded by the coding sequence ATGGAGGGTGGGATAGAGGACATCGAGTTCTTAGCGAGGTCGGCGACGCGAGTCCAACTGATGGACGCCTTACGCCGAGAAGGAGAACTGAGTAAACGCGAATTGCGAGAACGAATGGACGCGTCCCGGACGACCGTCCAGCGAAATCTGGAGGCGCTCGAAGACCGGGGATGGGTCCGGAACAGCAATCGAGCGTACTCACTGGCAACGTGTGGGGAGTTGATCGCTCGCGAATTCACCGGTCTCCGTGACACCGTTTCCGCTACCGAACGCCTCCAACCGGTTCTGAAGTGGCTCGACCGGTCGGAGCTGGACCTGGATCTTCGATTACTGTCCGAGGCAGATATCGTCACGGCTTCGGAGGGTGACCCGTGGGCGATGGTAAATCGGCACGTCAAACGGCTTCGGGAGGCCGAGAGCGTCCGGGCGATTCTACCGCTTACCGGACTTCACGCCATGGAAGTCACTCGTGATAGAGTTCTAGACGACGGTGCTCGTGTCGAATTCATCGGGACGTCGAACGTCGTCGACACCCTCCAGGCCAGTTCCGACTACAGGAAAATATACGACGACTTGATGAAATCCGAACGATTTGACCTGTATTCTACTGACGAAGAGACGCTTTACTATTTAGGGATTCTCGACGAGATCGTGCAGATTGGTGTCGATGAAGATGGCGAGCCGCGTGCACTTCTAGAGACCACGGACAGTGACGTGCACGGCTGGGCTCGCGATTCCTACGAGGCGCATCTGACTCGAGCGCAACCAGTGGTCGTGGACTGA
- a CDS encoding metal-dependent hydrolase: MYPTGHYGVALLVAAPFASFLGRKAGTVFSAFVVLVALLPDLDKHLPVVTHHGVTHTFLFAAVAAGVVGALGWAAYRAYLASSATPRWSSLTPKRVFVWGAAGTFVGVSGHVIADMLVLLPGTQPISPFWPVFSRKLTIEIIPLGAPARNLALLGLGLAAQAAVYHFGIDIGGEGRAASSNSR, encoded by the coding sequence ATGTACCCGACTGGCCACTACGGCGTCGCGCTCCTCGTCGCTGCACCGTTCGCATCGTTCCTCGGTCGGAAGGCCGGGACGGTGTTCTCCGCGTTCGTGGTCCTCGTCGCCCTGCTTCCGGACCTCGACAAGCACCTTCCGGTCGTGACCCATCACGGGGTGACCCACACGTTCCTCTTCGCGGCGGTCGCCGCGGGCGTCGTCGGCGCGCTCGGCTGGGCGGCCTACCGGGCGTACCTCGCTTCGTCGGCCACGCCTCGCTGGTCGAGTCTGACTCCGAAGCGCGTGTTCGTCTGGGGGGCGGCCGGCACGTTCGTCGGCGTCTCGGGTCACGTCATCGCCGACATGCTCGTCCTGCTCCCGGGTACGCAACCGATCAGCCCGTTCTGGCCGGTGTTCTCGCGGAAGCTCACCATCGAGATCATCCCGCTGGGGGCACCGGCACGGAACCTCGCACTCCTGGGACTGGGTCTCGCCGCCCAGGCGGCCGTCTATCACTTCGGAATCGACATCGGCGGCGAAGGACGGGCGGCCTCCTCGAACTCCCGGTAA
- a CDS encoding twin-arginine translocation signal domain-containing protein, whose protein sequence is MTDNDSILGGLADESRRSFMKKSAIASGGLATGLSGAGTVAAQDGGNQDGNVMRGVMFSTQFHPRAQFEIVSESIDWAPLENEENDFLTDANDELLFDDAAVFANFNTRVVNYQVGRQSWALLFVQESANVQQGQTYTLSPAFGPFGPDDFQQFGIDSGDYDGFYGPDENDYGNQGYNELGMVTVQFSPGGGGDGNQTDGNETDGNETA, encoded by the coding sequence ATGACGGACAACGACAGTATCCTCGGCGGACTCGCGGACGAATCGCGCCGGTCGTTCATGAAGAAGAGCGCCATCGCGTCGGGCGGCCTCGCCACGGGGCTGTCCGGGGCGGGCACGGTCGCGGCACAGGACGGCGGCAACCAGGACGGCAACGTGATGCGCGGAGTGATGTTCAGCACTCAGTTCCATCCCCGCGCGCAGTTCGAAATCGTCTCCGAGTCGATAGACTGGGCGCCGCTCGAGAACGAGGAGAACGACTTCCTGACCGATGCGAACGACGAGCTGCTGTTCGACGACGCCGCGGTGTTCGCGAACTTCAACACCCGGGTGGTCAACTACCAGGTCGGTCGCCAGTCGTGGGCGCTGCTGTTCGTCCAAGAGAGCGCGAACGTCCAGCAGGGACAGACGTACACGCTGAGCCCCGCGTTCGGGCCGTTCGGCCCCGACGACTTCCAGCAGTTCGGCATCGACTCCGGCGACTACGACGGGTTCTACGGCCCGGACGAGAACGACTACGGCAACCAGGGCTACAACGAACTCGGCATGGTCACCGTCCAGTTCTCGCCCGGCGGCGGCGGTGACGGCAACCAGACCGACGGTAACGAGACCGACGGCAACGAGACGGCCTGA
- a CDS encoding phosphoribosyltransferase family protein, translating to MNRAEKATLQLQAVAVLRMLKETRTYDELAAVTGLPAGDLNRYVNGHVLPSVDRAKEIVGGVGREELAEELEARIRVDDEGYVDNSEVVFDQSFLDLVAPVAAETFDFDRPDVVLTAATDGITLGAAMAGYFDARVAYAKKSKETAVEEFIESRQRLQSGIELTYYLPASAIGSGETVLVVDDLIRSGETQELLLDIVDRADAAVGGVFALIAAGEEGMERAKSRTDAPVGALTTFVE from the coding sequence ATGAACCGAGCAGAGAAGGCGACCCTGCAGTTGCAGGCGGTCGCCGTCCTCCGGATGCTGAAGGAGACCCGGACCTACGACGAACTCGCGGCGGTGACGGGCCTCCCCGCGGGCGACCTCAACCGCTACGTCAACGGCCACGTCCTGCCGAGCGTCGACCGTGCGAAGGAGATCGTCGGCGGCGTCGGTCGCGAGGAGCTCGCCGAGGAACTCGAGGCCCGAATCCGGGTCGACGACGAGGGGTACGTCGACAACTCCGAGGTGGTCTTCGACCAGTCGTTCCTCGACCTGGTCGCCCCCGTGGCGGCCGAGACGTTCGACTTCGACCGCCCCGACGTGGTGCTGACCGCCGCGACCGACGGCATCACCCTCGGCGCGGCGATGGCGGGCTACTTCGACGCCCGGGTCGCCTACGCCAAGAAGTCCAAGGAGACCGCAGTCGAGGAGTTCATCGAGTCGCGCCAGCGCCTCCAGTCGGGCATCGAGCTCACCTACTACCTGCCGGCGTCGGCCATCGGCTCGGGCGAGACCGTGCTGGTGGTCGACGACCTCATCCGGTCGGGCGAGACCCAGGAGCTGCTGCTCGACATCGTGGACCGCGCCGACGCCGCGGTCGGCGGGGTCTTCGCGCTCATCGCGGCCGGCGAGGAGGGCATGGAGCGCGCGAAGAGCCGGACCGACGCCCCGGTCGGCGCGCTGACGACGTTCGTGGAGTGA
- a CDS encoding NCS2 family permease, protein MGIEETTDARSDSGVTGALAEYFGFEEHGTDLRTEILAGLTTFLTMSYIVVVNPDILAQAIQLQNYSAAQTESMLAVVTLIAAAVATLTMAFYANRPFAQAPGLGLNAFFAITVVIGMGIAWQVALAAVVAEGIIFIVLTAVGAREYVIRLFPEPVKFAVGTGIGLFLAIIGLEAMGIVTGEGGTIVALAPIGQSPVAVVSVVGLFLTFALYARNVPGSIILGILLTTGIGYAAEWAGLVGAGTLTPGAAATTYDITPLAGAFLDGLRDIEAFSFALVVFTFFFVDFFDTAGTLTGVSQIAGFLDEDGHLPDIDRPLMADAVGTTVGGMLGTSTVTTYIESASGVEEGGRTGMTALTVGVLFLVSLVFVPVAAAIPMYASHIALVVIGVVMLQNVVDIDWDDVTNVVPAGLTILIMPFAYSIAYGIAAGIVSYPIVKLAAGKREDVRLGHWVLAAAFVVYFFVRTSGVLQASV, encoded by the coding sequence ATGGGTATTGAAGAAACGACCGACGCGCGCTCCGACTCGGGCGTGACCGGCGCGCTCGCGGAGTACTTCGGCTTCGAGGAGCACGGCACGGACCTCCGGACCGAGATACTGGCGGGGCTGACGACGTTCCTGACGATGAGCTACATCGTCGTGGTCAACCCCGACATCCTGGCGCAGGCCATCCAGCTCCAGAACTACTCGGCCGCCCAGACCGAGTCGATGCTGGCGGTCGTCACCCTCATCGCGGCGGCCGTGGCGACGCTGACGATGGCGTTCTACGCCAACAGGCCGTTCGCGCAGGCGCCCGGCCTCGGCCTGAACGCCTTCTTCGCGATCACGGTCGTCATCGGGATGGGCATCGCGTGGCAGGTCGCGCTGGCGGCCGTCGTCGCGGAAGGGATCATCTTCATCGTGCTCACCGCCGTCGGCGCCCGCGAGTACGTCATCCGGCTGTTTCCCGAACCCGTGAAGTTCGCGGTCGGCACGGGTATCGGCCTGTTTCTCGCCATCATCGGCCTCGAGGCGATGGGTATCGTCACGGGCGAGGGCGGCACCATCGTCGCGCTCGCCCCGATCGGCCAGAGTCCGGTCGCCGTCGTCTCGGTCGTCGGCCTGTTCCTCACCTTCGCGCTCTACGCCCGGAACGTCCCCGGGTCGATCATCCTCGGCATCCTGCTGACGACCGGCATCGGCTACGCCGCCGAGTGGGCCGGTCTGGTCGGGGCCGGCACGCTCACCCCCGGCGCGGCCGCGACCACCTACGACATCACGCCGCTCGCCGGCGCCTTCCTCGACGGGCTCCGCGACATCGAGGCGTTCTCGTTCGCGCTCGTCGTCTTCACGTTCTTCTTCGTCGACTTCTTCGACACCGCGGGCACCCTGACGGGCGTCTCGCAGATCGCCGGCTTCCTCGACGAGGACGGCCACCTCCCGGACATCGACCGGCCCCTGATGGCCGACGCGGTCGGCACCACGGTCGGCGGGATGCTCGGCACCTCGACCGTCACGACCTACATCGAGTCGGCCTCCGGCGTCGAGGAGGGCGGCCGCACCGGGATGACCGCGCTGACGGTCGGCGTCCTGTTCCTGGTCTCGCTGGTGTTCGTGCCGGTCGCCGCCGCGATTCCGATGTACGCCTCCCACATCGCGCTGGTCGTCATCGGCGTCGTGATGCTCCAGAACGTCGTCGACATCGACTGGGACGACGTCACGAACGTCGTGCCCGCCGGCCTGACCATCCTCATCATGCCGTTCGCCTACTCGATCGCGTACGGCATCGCCGCGGGCATCGTCTCCTACCCCATCGTCAAGCTCGCCGCCGGCAAGCGCGAGGACGTCCGGCTCGGCCACTGGGTGCTGGCGGCCGCGTTCGTCGTCTACTTCTTCGTCCGGACCAGCGGGGTCCTCCAGGCCAGCGTCTGA